The Terriglobia bacterium genome has a segment encoding these proteins:
- a CDS encoding RecQ family ATP-dependent DNA helicase, translating to MKDKALQLLRIAIGIENGGFRPGQWEAIEALTRRERLLVVERTGWGKSIVYFLATRLLRDNGAGCTLLISPLLALMRNQIQAARRIGVRAEPINSTNAKEWARVEVALRRGEVDVLLISPERLANEDFVNNFLLPIAGRIGMLVVDEAHCISDWGHDFRPDYRRIVRILRALPPNIAALATTATANDRVVADIIEQLGPNLVAIRGPLTRESLRLQNIHIPARAARLAWIADHVPRLPGSGIIYTLTVRDAIVLALWLQTRGINAVAYHGRMESNERERLEDGLLRNEVKVLVATVALGMGFDKPDLGFVIHYQRPASVVHYYQQVGRAGRALGNAYGILLSGSEDDAIADYFIRTAFPSEAEVKQVLEVLDRAQAPLKMNALEEELNLTSSKLGQVIKFLLLESPAPIQPTDQGFSRTAVRWAMPHDRIARIEGLRRQEQQRMREYVNTRGCLMQFLSHELNDPNAMPCGKCANCAEGLSSPWRK from the coding sequence ATGAAAGATAAGGCACTCCAACTCTTGCGTATAGCCATCGGCATTGAAAATGGTGGGTTCCGACCCGGGCAGTGGGAGGCAATCGAAGCGCTGACTCGCCGCGAACGACTCCTCGTTGTGGAGCGTACCGGCTGGGGCAAGAGCATTGTATATTTTCTTGCGACGCGACTCCTTCGCGATAATGGTGCGGGTTGCACTTTGCTGATTTCACCGTTGCTCGCTTTGATGCGCAATCAAATCCAGGCTGCACGCCGCATTGGCGTTCGTGCTGAGCCGATAAATTCAACAAATGCGAAGGAATGGGCGCGAGTTGAAGTCGCATTACGGAGGGGCGAAGTAGATGTGCTGCTAATCTCTCCCGAGCGATTGGCCAACGAAGACTTCGTAAACAACTTCTTGTTACCGATCGCAGGCCGCATTGGCATGCTCGTTGTCGATGAGGCACACTGCATATCAGACTGGGGCCATGATTTTCGTCCCGACTATCGGCGCATCGTTCGTATCCTACGCGCCCTTCCGCCAAACATCGCAGCTTTGGCGACGACGGCGACGGCGAACGATCGTGTTGTTGCCGATATCATCGAGCAACTAGGGCCGAATCTTGTAGCGATTCGCGGCCCGCTCACCCGTGAAAGCTTGCGCCTGCAAAACATCCATATTCCAGCAAGAGCTGCACGATTGGCGTGGATCGCTGACCACGTGCCGCGGCTTCCAGGAAGTGGAATCATTTATACGCTTACGGTTCGAGATGCAATTGTTCTCGCGCTTTGGTTGCAGACTCGCGGCATCAATGCTGTCGCTTACCACGGCCGCATGGAAAGCAATGAGCGGGAGCGCCTCGAAGACGGGTTGCTACGCAATGAAGTAAAAGTACTCGTCGCGACAGTCGCATTGGGTATGGGGTTCGATAAGCCCGATCTCGGTTTTGTGATTCATTACCAGCGGCCAGCTTCGGTTGTTCATTATTATCAGCAGGTCGGGCGCGCTGGTCGGGCTCTGGGGAACGCCTACGGCATTTTGCTCAGTGGAAGCGAGGACGACGCTATCGCTGACTATTTCATTCGGACTGCATTCCCGTCGGAAGCCGAAGTTAAGCAGGTCTTGGAAGTCCTTGACCGGGCTCAAGCGCCGCTGAAAATGAATGCACTGGAAGAGGAGTTGAATCTAACTTCGAGCAAACTCGGGCAAGTCATCAAATTCTTACTTTTGGAATCTCCAGCTCCGATCCAGCCAACAGACCAAGGCTTTTCGCGGACGGCAGTCCGGTGGGCTATGCCACATGACCGTATAGCGCGCATCGAAGGACTTCGGAGGCAGGAACAGCAGCGCATGCGCGAGTACGTCAACACCCGGGGTTGCTTGATGCAGTTCCTGTCACATGAACTGAACGATCCCAATGCGATGCCATGCGGAAAATGCGCAAATTGCGCAGAGGGCCTTAGCAGCCCGTGGCGTAAGTAG
- a CDS encoding CoA-acylating methylmalonate-semialdehyde dehydrogenase: MKTVPIIIGGKPRTSNGKTAVQTNPATGEAVALIPYCTNEEISAAVEAAQQAFPAWSQTPVLQRARIMFKYRQLVEQHADELIRLCTEENGKTIEESKGSYQRGIECIEFAAGVPSLLMGETVERVSPGVDSASTRQPLGACVGITPFNFPLMVPLWMFPLAIACGNTFVLKPSDRVPRSAVRAAELLYEAGLPAGVMNVVHGAKDAVDALLTDMRVKAVSFVGSSPVAKYIYQTASANGKRVQCLAGAKNHSVVMPDCEMKSTVETIMSSSFGCAGERCVATSVVVAVGEVGDRLVNELIKAGDATRIGPGDRPGCGMGPVITPEARERIVGYIEQGQKEGAKLVRDGRKDTCDAGGYYLGTTIFDNVKPEMRIAREEIFGPVLSVIRARDLNHALEIVNGSEHGNASSIYTKSGATARHFAASTQTGMVGVNLGVPAPVAVFPFSGWKNSFFGDLHALGKDGVRFYTETKVVTSRWPE; encoded by the coding sequence TTGAAGACGGTCCCAATCATTATCGGCGGCAAGCCGCGGACGTCCAACGGCAAGACGGCAGTGCAGACGAACCCGGCAACGGGGGAGGCGGTGGCGCTGATCCCCTACTGCACGAACGAAGAAATCTCGGCGGCGGTGGAGGCGGCGCAGCAGGCGTTTCCGGCATGGAGCCAGACGCCGGTGCTGCAGCGCGCGCGCATCATGTTCAAGTACCGGCAACTGGTGGAGCAGCACGCCGACGAACTGATCCGCCTGTGCACGGAAGAAAACGGCAAGACGATCGAGGAGTCGAAGGGCTCGTACCAGCGCGGCATCGAGTGCATCGAGTTTGCCGCCGGGGTGCCGTCGCTGTTGATGGGCGAAACGGTGGAACGCGTGTCGCCGGGAGTGGACTCGGCGTCCACGCGGCAGCCGCTCGGGGCGTGCGTGGGCATCACGCCATTCAATTTTCCGCTGATGGTGCCGCTGTGGATGTTTCCGCTGGCAATCGCGTGCGGCAACACCTTCGTGCTCAAGCCGTCGGACCGGGTGCCGCGCTCGGCGGTACGCGCGGCGGAATTGTTGTACGAAGCCGGACTGCCCGCCGGCGTCATGAACGTGGTGCACGGCGCGAAGGACGCGGTGGACGCGTTGCTGACCGACATGCGGGTGAAGGCGGTGTCGTTCGTGGGATCGAGCCCGGTGGCGAAGTACATCTACCAAACCGCGTCGGCGAACGGAAAACGGGTGCAGTGCCTGGCGGGCGCGAAGAACCACTCGGTGGTCATGCCGGACTGCGAGATGAAGTCGACGGTCGAGACCATTATGTCGTCGTCGTTCGGCTGCGCCGGCGAGCGCTGCGTGGCCACCAGCGTGGTGGTGGCGGTGGGCGAGGTTGGAGACCGGCTGGTGAACGAATTGATCAAGGCAGGCGATGCCACCAGGATCGGACCCGGCGACCGGCCCGGCTGTGGCATGGGTCCGGTGATTACGCCGGAAGCGCGCGAGCGGATCGTTGGGTACATCGAGCAAGGACAGAAAGAAGGCGCCAAGCTGGTGCGCGACGGTCGCAAGGACACCTGCGACGCCGGAGGCTATTACCTGGGTACGACGATCTTCGATAACGTGAAGCCCGAGATGCGGATTGCGCGCGAGGAAATTTTTGGGCCGGTGCTGTCGGTGATCCGGGCGCGCGATTTGAACCACGCGCTGGAGATTGTGAATGGCTCGGAGCACGGCAACGCGTCGTCGATTTACACCAAGTCGGGCGCGACGGCGCGGCATTTCGCGGCGAGCACGCAGACGGGCATGGTCGGAGTGAACCTGGGCGTGCCCGCGCCGGTGGCGGTGTTTCCGTTCTCCGGGTGGAAGAATTCGTTCTTCGGCGACCTGCACGCGCTGGGGAAAGACGGCGTGAGGTTTTACACGGAGACGAAAGTGGTGACGTCGAGGTGGCCGGAGTAG
- a CDS encoding acyltransferase translates to MPRMVRCGLIQATNVLGADQPLAKIKKAMIDKHLKLIEQAAKQKVQVLCLQELFYGPYFCAEQQERWYELTERVPDGPTTKLMQKLAAQHRMVLVVPVYEEEMTGLYYNTAAVIDADGKYLGKYRKNHIPHCHPGFWEKFYFTPGDLGYPVFETKYAKVGVYICYDRHFPEGARILGLNGAEIVFNPSATVAGLSEYLWELEQPAHAVANGYFVGAINRVGVEKPWAIGEFYGKSYFCNPRGKIVAQAGRDKDELVVADLDLDMIEEVRRTWQFFRDRRPETYQPLTSQSGQARTAAAAD, encoded by the coding sequence ATGCCTCGCATGGTGCGGTGTGGACTGATCCAGGCGACGAACGTGCTGGGGGCGGATCAGCCGCTGGCGAAGATCAAGAAGGCGATGATCGATAAGCACCTGAAGCTGATCGAGCAGGCGGCCAAGCAAAAGGTGCAGGTGCTGTGCCTGCAGGAACTGTTCTACGGTCCTTATTTCTGCGCCGAGCAGCAGGAACGCTGGTACGAACTGACCGAGCGCGTGCCCGACGGTCCAACCACCAAGCTGATGCAGAAGCTGGCGGCGCAGCATCGCATGGTGCTGGTCGTGCCCGTGTATGAAGAGGAGATGACCGGGCTCTACTACAACACCGCGGCGGTGATCGATGCCGACGGCAAGTACCTGGGCAAGTATCGCAAGAACCACATCCCGCACTGCCATCCCGGGTTCTGGGAGAAGTTTTATTTCACGCCCGGCGACCTCGGCTATCCGGTGTTTGAGACGAAGTACGCGAAGGTTGGGGTGTACATCTGCTACGACCGGCACTTTCCGGAAGGCGCGCGCATTCTGGGGTTGAACGGGGCGGAGATCGTCTTCAATCCGTCGGCCACGGTCGCCGGCCTTTCCGAATATTTGTGGGAGCTGGAGCAGCCGGCGCATGCGGTGGCGAACGGATATTTTGTGGGCGCGATTAACCGCGTCGGCGTGGAGAAGCCGTGGGCCATCGGCGAGTTCTACGGCAAGAGCTACTTCTGCAATCCGCGCGGCAAGATCGTGGCCCAAGCGGGCCGCGACAAGGATGAACTGGTGGTTGCCGACCTCGATCTCGACATGATCGAAGAAGTGCGCCGCACGTGGCAATTCTTCCGCGACCGCCGGCCGGAGACGTATCAGCCGCTGACGTCGCAGTCGGGACAGGCGCGGACGGCCGCAGCAGCGGATTGA
- a CDS encoding tryptophanase — protein sequence MKTIIEPFRIKSVEPIRWTTREQREELLQAAHYNLFLLPAEDVLIDLLTDSGTGAMSTEQWAAMIQGDESYAGSKSFDHFRDSVRDIFGFRHVIPTHQGRAAERILFHVMCKKGDVVPNNTHFDTTRANIEYVGAEAVDLPIAEGRQPSLLHPFKGNMDTGALEELIGRVGRERIPLVMLTVTNNSGGGQPVAMENVRTVSAVCRKHGIPLYFDACRFAENSYFIKLREPGYVNKEPKQIAQEMFGYGDGCTMSAKKDGMANIGGFLCTNDDLLAQQEKDLLILTEGYPTYGGLAGRDLEAVAVGLQEALHEDYLRYRITSTAYLGNHIASQGVPIVQPPGGHAIYLDARAFLPHIPPEQFPGVALAAELYVEGGIRSVEIGTLMFGAAARMDLVRLAIPRRVYTQSHIDYVVEIILEVWRRRERIGGLKLSYEAPFLRHFTARLEPVGRAVAAKT from the coding sequence ATCAAGACCATTATCGAGCCGTTCCGCATCAAGAGCGTGGAGCCCATCCGGTGGACGACGCGCGAGCAGCGCGAAGAACTGTTGCAAGCCGCGCACTACAACCTCTTTCTTCTGCCGGCGGAGGACGTGCTCATCGACCTGCTCACCGACTCCGGCACCGGCGCCATGTCCACCGAGCAATGGGCGGCGATGATCCAGGGCGACGAGAGCTACGCCGGCAGCAAGAGCTTCGACCACTTCCGCGATTCGGTGCGAGACATCTTCGGCTTCCGGCACGTGATTCCGACGCACCAGGGCCGCGCCGCCGAGCGCATCCTGTTCCACGTGATGTGCAAGAAGGGCGACGTGGTACCCAACAACACGCATTTCGACACTACGCGCGCCAACATCGAGTACGTCGGCGCCGAGGCAGTGGATCTGCCGATTGCAGAAGGCCGCCAGCCCTCACTGCTACATCCGTTCAAAGGCAACATGGATACCGGCGCGCTAGAGGAGCTGATTGGGCGCGTCGGACGTGAGCGCATACCGCTGGTGATGCTGACGGTCACCAACAATTCAGGCGGCGGGCAGCCGGTGGCGATGGAAAACGTGCGCACCGTCAGCGCCGTGTGCCGGAAGCACGGGATTCCGCTGTACTTCGACGCCTGCCGCTTCGCCGAGAACTCGTATTTCATCAAGCTGCGCGAGCCGGGATACGTCAACAAAGAGCCGAAGCAGATTGCGCAGGAGATGTTCGGTTACGGCGACGGCTGCACCATGTCGGCGAAGAAAGACGGCATGGCGAACATCGGCGGGTTCCTGTGCACCAACGACGACCTGCTGGCGCAGCAGGAAAAAGACCTGCTCATCCTGACCGAGGGCTATCCGACCTACGGCGGACTGGCGGGGCGCGACCTGGAGGCAGTCGCGGTCGGATTGCAGGAGGCGCTGCACGAGGATTACCTGCGCTACCGCATCACTTCGACGGCCTATCTGGGAAATCACATCGCATCGCAGGGCGTGCCCATCGTGCAACCGCCCGGCGGACATGCGATTTACCTGGACGCGCGCGCATTCTTGCCGCATATCCCGCCCGAACAGTTCCCCGGCGTCGCACTGGCGGCAGAGCTTTATGTCGAGGGTGGCATCAGGTCGGTCGAGATCGGCACGCTCATGTTCGGGGCGGCCGCGAGGATGGATTTAGTCCGGTTGGCGATCCCGCGGCGGGTGTACACGCAAAGCCACATTGACTATGTCGTGGAGATCATCCTGGAAGTGTGGCGGCGGCGCGAGCGGATTGGCGGCCTCAAGCTGAGCTACGAAGCGCCCTTTTTGCGGCATTTCACGGCGCGCCTGGAGCCGGTAGGGCGAGCCGTGGCGGCAAAGACTTAG
- a CDS encoding dihydrodipicolinate reductase, translated as MGKIRVIQYGVGPIGAGMVRLMLSKPAIQIVGAIDVDPKKVGRDLGTVANAGREIGVKISSDANAVLRSGADVVVHTTLSHLKSVSGQLTDCVSAGLHVVSTCEELSYPFRKHPELSKQLDEVAREHKVVLLGTGVNPGFVLDKLVLTLATACQNVTHASGHRIVNASQRRQPLQAKIGSGMTVEEFHAQVKAGVIKHHGLPESVGMVADGLGLEVAKIEEVIEPVIAKERVKTDYFDVPAGKVVGVRQVAHGFSAAGKVNVDLELEMYLGAPDSVDTVSITGTPNLTLTVPGGTHGDLATAAITVNCIPALFEMRPGLRTSKDTPMCFFPGSS; from the coding sequence ATGGGCAAGATTCGCGTAATCCAGTACGGGGTAGGGCCGATCGGCGCGGGCATGGTGCGCCTGATGCTGAGCAAACCCGCCATCCAGATCGTCGGCGCCATTGATGTCGATCCGAAGAAAGTCGGCAGGGACTTGGGCACGGTAGCCAACGCGGGACGCGAGATCGGAGTCAAGATCAGCTCCGATGCGAACGCGGTGCTGCGCTCCGGCGCCGACGTGGTGGTGCACACCACCTTGTCCCACTTGAAGTCGGTCTCCGGCCAGCTCACTGACTGCGTCAGCGCCGGGCTGCACGTGGTCTCCACCTGCGAGGAGCTGTCGTACCCGTTCCGCAAGCACCCCGAGCTCAGCAAGCAACTTGACGAGGTCGCGCGCGAACACAAGGTCGTGCTGCTGGGCACCGGCGTCAATCCCGGCTTTGTGCTCGACAAGCTGGTCCTGACGCTGGCCACCGCCTGCCAGAACGTGACGCACGCGAGCGGTCACCGCATCGTGAATGCCAGCCAGCGGCGCCAGCCGTTGCAGGCGAAGATCGGCTCCGGGATGACGGTGGAAGAATTCCACGCGCAGGTGAAGGCGGGCGTCATCAAGCACCACGGCCTGCCCGAGTCGGTGGGCATGGTTGCCGACGGACTGGGGCTGGAGGTCGCAAAGATCGAAGAGGTCATCGAGCCGGTGATCGCCAAAGAGCGCGTCAAGACTGACTACTTCGACGTGCCCGCCGGCAAGGTGGTGGGCGTGCGACAGGTGGCGCACGGGTTCTCCGCGGCGGGCAAGGTGAACGTGGACCTGGAGCTGGAGATGTATCTGGGCGCGCCCGATTCAGTGGACACGGTTAGCATTACGGGCACGCCGAACCTGACCCTCACCGTGCCCGGCGGAACCCACGGCGACCTGGCGACGGCGGCCATCACCGTGAACTGCATTCCCGCGCTGTTCGAGATGCGCCCCGGATTGCGCACGTCGAAGGACACGCCGATGTGCTTTTTTCCGGGCAGCTCTTAG
- a CDS encoding NAD(P)H-dependent oxidoreductase subunit E, protein MATETEVIPEILAQFDQTRSSLIPILQEIQNKYRYLPQPMLRQVAQKLDVSLPEIYHVATFYNCFSLEPVGRNLVQVCLGTACHVRGAPKVLDRLLTDLKLPAPGTTGDMEFTVRTVRCVGCCGLAPVVRVNDSTHPNMTQAKVKGMLRKYYSKPAAQ, encoded by the coding sequence ATGGCGACGGAGACTGAAGTCATCCCAGAAATATTGGCCCAATTCGACCAGACGCGTTCCAGCCTGATTCCCATCCTGCAGGAAATCCAGAACAAATACAGGTACTTGCCCCAGCCGATGCTCCGGCAGGTGGCACAGAAGTTGGACGTGTCGCTGCCCGAGATTTACCACGTCGCGACCTTCTACAACTGTTTCAGCTTGGAGCCGGTGGGCCGCAACCTGGTGCAGGTGTGCTTGGGAACCGCGTGTCATGTGCGCGGCGCGCCCAAGGTTCTGGACCGGCTGCTCACCGACCTGAAGCTGCCGGCGCCGGGCACGACAGGGGACATGGAGTTCACGGTCCGGACGGTGCGCTGCGTCGGCTGTTGCGGCTTGGCGCCCGTGGTGCGCGTCAACGACAGCACTCACCCCAACATGACCCAGGCGAAGGTAAAAGGCATGCTGAGGAAGTACTACAGCAAGCCGGCGGCGCAGTAG